The Stigmatella ashevillena genomic sequence GACCTCGCTCTGCTCCATGTCCACCCGGACGAAGGACTGGCGCGAGGTGGCCTCCGCCACCACCGTGCGCGCGTTCTCCAACGCCAGCGCCTTGTCGAACAGCAGCCCGCACTGGGTCAGCTTCAGCGACACATTGGCGCGCACGCCTTGCGCGTCGATGCGGGCCAGCAGCCGGCGGTATTCACGCACTTCATCGCGCGTCCCCTCCGCGGTGCGCACCGCCTCGTTGAGGTGGTCGAAGCTGGCCATCAGGCCTTGGGCGTTGAGCGCCCTCACCGCCTCCACGGCGTCTTCCAACTTCTCACCGGCGATGAAGCGGCTGGCCAGTTCGCGCAAGGGGCCCAGCCGGGTGGCGGCATTCTTCAAGCCCTCCTGGCGAGAGAGAAAGAGCAGGGCGGAGCGGGACAGGTCGGTGGGTGTGGTGGTCATGGGTTTCAAAGCGGGGTGGAGGGAGAGTCAGCGAGGTGTTCCCACAGGAAGTCGTCCACGAAGGCGTTGAAGGCTTGCGGATGGCTCATGTACGGCAGGTGGCTGGCTTCGCGGAGCACCTCCAACCGGGCGCCTGGAATGCGCCGGGCCACGTCGCAGGCATCGGAGAGAGGGACGACGTGGTCCCTCGCCCCATGAATGATGAGGGTGGGAATCCGGAGGTGTTCCAAGGATTCCAGGTAATCGGCATCCAAAATGTCCCGGAGCCGCCGCAGCAACTCCACGGGGGAGATGCGCCGCGCCTCGCGGACGATTTCCGAGCGGCCTTCGGGGGGCAGGTATCGCCCGCCGAGCACCCGCGCCACCGTGGGGGCGAAGAGATAGGCGAAAGGTTTGGGGATGCGCACCAGGGTGGAAAGGCTCAAGGCCCAGCGCCGCACGCGGTGCACGCTGGGCACGGGCGATACCAGAATCAGCGCCCGGACACGCTCCGGATGTTTCAAGGCGAAAGCCAGGGCGACGAGGCTTCCAAAAGACGAGCCCAGGAGGGCAAAGCGGCTGGGAAGCCGGGCCTCAGGGTGGGCCAGGGCCTCCACGTTCCATTGCAAGGGCGCGTACGTCAGCGGGGTGCGCAGCGTGGGCGTCCATAAAAGCAGACGGTGGTCCGGAGCCAGGGGCGCCAGGGGCGCGAAAGAGCGCCCCGAGGCCCCCAGGCCCGGCAGACACACCACGGTGCGCGACGCATTCTCAGTGCCATGAGGAAAGGTGAAGAGGCGGATGGGCGCGCCGCGCACCCGC encodes the following:
- a CDS encoding alpha/beta fold hydrolase, which encodes MLEASSPPPPSLVPGLEEIQQGYELPLEERRVRGAPIRLFTFPHGTENASRTVVCLPGLGASGRSFAPLAPLAPDHRLLLWTPTLRTPLTYAPLQWNVEALAHPEARLPSRFALLGSSFGSLVALAFALKHPERVRALILVSPVPSVHRVRRWALSLSTLVRIPKPFAYLFAPTVARVLGGRYLPPEGRSEIVREARRISPVELLRRLRDILDADYLESLEHLRIPTLIIHGARDHVVPLSDACDVARRIPGARLEVLREASHLPYMSHPQAFNAFVDDFLWEHLADSPSTPL